TCTCCTACTGTGATATCTCCTTCAGGCAAGATATTACGCAGACCGCCCATATTTACCAATCCCATATCAGCCGGTTTCCCCAACACCTGAACAGCCGCTTGTTGCAAAACACCTGCAACAAGATTGGAAAGTAAACTTTCGGGACCTCCTTTGTCCATTTTCATCGCACTGGTGCCGATGACTTCATACATCATCGCATCCACCTTTTCCTTATAAGGTTTTAAAATTTCGGTAGCTTTCACGTCAGGAGTGGTGTCCCAAACAGAATCAATCGTTATCATGCCACCCTCTACTTTGGTTACTTCGTACTGTGCCGTATTCTCGCGTGCGGTTCGGCAGGAAGTAAACAGAAAACCTCCTGTCAACGCTACCACCATCAGATACTTTACATAAGTCTGTTTCATGTTCGCTCTTTTTTAGATATGCTACAAATATACGAAAACATTTGGCTATCTGGCAAATAATTCGTTACTTTGCACCGCTTTCGCGCAATCGCTGTCAAGAGAAGAGATACTTGGTAT
The Bacteroides caecimuris DNA segment above includes these coding regions:
- a CDS encoding 5'-nucleotidase C-terminal domain-containing protein: MKQTYVKYLMVVALTGGFLFTSCRTARENTAQYEVTKVEGGMITIDSVWDTTPDVKATEILKPYKEKVDAMMYEVIGTSAMKMDKGGPESLLSNLVAGVLQQAAVQVLGKPADMGLVNMGGLRNILPEGDITVGDIFEILPFENSLCVLTMKGTDLRHLFEAIASLHGEGVSGARLEITKDGKLLNAFIAGKPLKDDQLYTVATIDYLADGNGQMDAFLQAEKRVCPENATLRGLFLDYVRKQTAEGKVITSKLDGRITIK